The Polaribacter sp. HaHaR_3_91 genomic sequence ACCTTAATATTAAAATAAAATGCATAAAATAAAATTAGGAATTGTAATCATATTCGCAAGTTTAATCACTTCTTGTAACACGACAAAAAAGGAGAAAAAAATAGAAAAAGAAGTAAAAACAGAAACAGAGGCTGTAAATTTTACATATCAAGATATCACAGGTATTGGTAAAGATGCTGTGTATAATAGAAGAGATAATAGTGATATTATCAAAGTAGGAGACACGTATTATATTTGGTACAGCCGTATGGATAGTCCGATTACTCCAGGTTATTGGGCAACCATTTGGTATGCAACTTCAAAAGATGAAGGACATACTTGGCAAGAACAAGGAATGGCGCTTGATTTAGGAAAGGAAGGTGAATTTGATAGTCATTCTGTTTTTACGCCAAATATCTTAGCTCATAAAGGGAAATATTACTTGTATTACACAGGTGTAAAACCTACTCCAGGAAATAAAGAGAAGGAGTTTGAAGGTAATGGTACTACTGATATCACAGCCATAGGTCTTGCGGTTTCAGACAGTCCAGACGGTCCTTTTGTTAGAGTAGAAAATAATCCGGTATTGGAAATTAGTGATGTTGCATCAGATTTTGACAGTTTTAGAATTGATGATGCTAGTTTGTTAGTTAGAGATGATAAAGTTTGTTTATTCTATAAAGGAAGATCTATTAGTGATGGAAAACAAGGGCCGAAAAGAACAAAAATGAATGCAGCGTATGCTGACCAACCTGAGGGACCTTTTAAAAAGCATGAGGGCTATTTTTTAGATAAAAGTCACGAAGTCTTAATTTGGAATCAAAATGGTGGCATTGTTTCATTGGCATCACTTAGTAAAACGTTGTATTTTTCTAAAGATGGAGAGCACTTTTCTGTTTTACAAGACGGTTTAAAAAAGATACCAATGGCACCAGGTTTGTATCGTCCGCATTTAGAAAATGGAAATTTGGCAACTGAAGTTCCTGGTTGGGGAATTTCAATGATTCAAAAGAAAGGATTAACCTATTTGGTTCGTTTTGAAATGAAGTAGTTTATGAAAAAAATAACCATATTATTTTTATGTTTAATTACTCAAAGTGTCTTTTCTCAAACACTATATTTAGATAATAGTTTTTCTACTGATTATCTTAAAGAACAAGATAAATCATTTTATGAGCAAAACACAAACGCTTATATTTATACTGATAAAAATGGAGCAAAAATGCCCTATCGATTGTTTTTACCAGACAATTACAATCCTAAAAAAGAATATCCCATAGTTTTAGTTTTTCACGGAGCAGGTTCTAGAGGAAATGACAATTTGAAACAATTACGACCTTGGGTTGCAGGTTGGATGGATGCTGAAGTACAAAAAGAACATCCAAGTATTATTTTAATGCCGCAGTGTCCTAATAAACAACAGTGGGTAAATGTGCCTTGGAAAGAGGGTTCTTATCGATTTAAGGACATTCCGGTGAGTGATCCTATGAAATTAGCCAAAGAAATTTTTGACAAAGTAGTTCGGGAATATGCTGTAGATACAAAACGTGTTTATGTTATGGGGATGTCTATGGGAGGTTATGGTACATGGAATTTTGTGATGCGTTATCCCAAAATAATTGCAGCTGCGGTTCCTATTTGTGGGGCAGGAGATCCATCGATGGCAAAAAAAATAAAGAGAATTCCTATTTGGGCTTTTCATGGTGATAAAGATCCTACAGTGCCACTTGCTGGCTCTACAGAGATGATTGAATCTTTAACTCGTTTTAAAAAGCATAAAGCTCGTTTCACTATTTACAAAGATGTTGGTCATAATTCGTACGAATTGGCATGGAAAAATCCATCATTGGTTGATTGGCTTTTTAGTCAGCATAAAAACTAAAAATAAGTAAACATAAAAACATGAATAAATTCCTCGTAAAACTTTTATTGACTGTATTGTTAAGTTGTTCTATTACTGCTGTGTCACAAGAAAAAGAGATCAGTCTAGACATCCATAAAATGATGAAGCCTTTGCAAAAAAATGGAATTTTTCGTGATTCTTTGTATTACAATTGGGGAGGTTCAATTCTAAAAGATGAAGGAGTTACCTATCATTTGTTTTATTCCCGATGGAAAAGAGAGTATACGTTTAATGGATGGCTAACTTTTTCGGAAATAGCACATGCAGAATCCAATACAGCAACAGGTCCTTGGAAATACAAGGAGACAGTTTTAAAAGGAAGTGGTCAAGGAAGTTGGGATGAAATTACGGCTCACAATCCTAAAATTAAATATTTTGAAGGCAAATATTACCTTTATTATATCGCCACTAATTTGGGTGGTAAGGAATTTACCAATGATGATTTAATTGCATTAAGTACAAAACCGTTAAAAGACCCAGATAGAGGAACGCTACGTAAAAATCAAAGAACCGGAGTAGCGGTTTCAAATTCTATTAATGGTCCTTGGAAAAGAATGGAAACTCCCATAATAGAACCATCTGGACCCATAGCTAACATCACTGTGAATCCTGCAATTGACCAAGGGAAAGACGGTAAGTATTACTTAATTGTAAAAGGAGATAAACCCAATGAGAAAAAGTTTATCAGAAACCAGGCAATTGCGATTTCTACATCACCAACAGGGCCTTTTCAAATACAACCAAACCCTGTTATTGGAGACTTAGACACAGAAGATGTTTCAATGTGGTTTGATAAAGAACAAGCTGTCTTTTATGCTGTTTTTCATGCCCATTCTTATATTGGATTAATGACATCTGTTGATGGTTTGCATTGGAAAAAAGCAGAGAATTATGAGATCAGTCGTAAGAAATTAAAATTGGAAGATGGAGGTTTTCTAATTCCCAATCGTATGGAACGTCCGTTTGTTTATGTAGAAAATAATCAACCAACGGTTTTGTGTCTTGCCATAAAAAAAGGAGATGATTCCTATACGATATTTATTCCACTACATGAATCTAAAACTCGGTAAATATCCTCTGGGCTTGCCCCGAGTATATTCACTAAAACAGTTCAAATAAAAATATATTACACTTCTATATAAATTATTGAAAAATGAAGATTTTTAGATTCCTTTTATTAATTGTTATTGTTTTTGGCTGCAAAGGTACCGAAGAAAAAAAAACAATTCACTCATTTGGT encodes the following:
- a CDS encoding dienelactone hydrolase family protein; this translates as MKKITILFLCLITQSVFSQTLYLDNSFSTDYLKEQDKSFYEQNTNAYIYTDKNGAKMPYRLFLPDNYNPKKEYPIVLVFHGAGSRGNDNLKQLRPWVAGWMDAEVQKEHPSIILMPQCPNKQQWVNVPWKEGSYRFKDIPVSDPMKLAKEIFDKVVREYAVDTKRVYVMGMSMGGYGTWNFVMRYPKIIAAAVPICGAGDPSMAKKIKRIPIWAFHGDKDPTVPLAGSTEMIESLTRFKKHKARFTIYKDVGHNSYELAWKNPSLVDWLFSQHKN
- a CDS encoding family 43 glycosylhydrolase, yielding MHKIKLGIVIIFASLITSCNTTKKEKKIEKEVKTETEAVNFTYQDITGIGKDAVYNRRDNSDIIKVGDTYYIWYSRMDSPITPGYWATIWYATSKDEGHTWQEQGMALDLGKEGEFDSHSVFTPNILAHKGKYYLYYTGVKPTPGNKEKEFEGNGTTDITAIGLAVSDSPDGPFVRVENNPVLEISDVASDFDSFRIDDASLLVRDDKVCLFYKGRSISDGKQGPKRTKMNAAYADQPEGPFKKHEGYFLDKSHEVLIWNQNGGIVSLASLSKTLYFSKDGEHFSVLQDGLKKIPMAPGLYRPHLENGNLATEVPGWGISMIQKKGLTYLVRFEMK
- a CDS encoding glycoside hydrolase family protein, whose amino-acid sequence is MNKFLVKLLLTVLLSCSITAVSQEKEISLDIHKMMKPLQKNGIFRDSLYYNWGGSILKDEGVTYHLFYSRWKREYTFNGWLTFSEIAHAESNTATGPWKYKETVLKGSGQGSWDEITAHNPKIKYFEGKYYLYYIATNLGGKEFTNDDLIALSTKPLKDPDRGTLRKNQRTGVAVSNSINGPWKRMETPIIEPSGPIANITVNPAIDQGKDGKYYLIVKGDKPNEKKFIRNQAIAISTSPTGPFQIQPNPVIGDLDTEDVSMWFDKEQAVFYAVFHAHSYIGLMTSVDGLHWKKAENYEISRKKLKLEDGGFLIPNRMERPFVYVENNQPTVLCLAIKKGDDSYTIFIPLHESKTR